The Oncorhynchus tshawytscha isolate Ot180627B linkage group LG05, Otsh_v2.0, whole genome shotgun sequence genome includes a window with the following:
- the LOC112251802 gene encoding G-protein coupled receptor 35 → MMSNHSYGPHLCKTNMSEEVRLFQRVVYSPVFLLGLALNLSALRVFYRKRASFTDTHIYMLNLAVADCALITFLPFRIYHTFFSITSPGLCAVLVLINFTNMYASIFTVTAISVQRFIAIQFPFHSRRMGSKKQVAVVVCVMIWVTIVVLCVIFREHNRSDHNLACFEREFHLFPLGYILSLEILGYVVPLLTMLLCSCQMICTLLAYKDMHSYKDNRKSIRIISANLVVFFICYTPIHMAFFMKLYVAYKVPTDCQQYNLMHSVYHVSEWIATTNCCLDAIGYFFLVKEFRKELIPGKTVQRENRDSPERIALSRTK, encoded by the coding sequence ATGATGTCCAACCATTCATATGGACCACACCTCTGTAAGACCAACATGTCGGAGGAGGTGAGGCTGTTCCAGAGGGTTGTGTACAGCCCCGTGTTTTTGCTGGGTCTGGCCCTGAACCTCTCTGCTCTGAGGGTGTTCTACCGTAAGAGAGCCAgctttacagacacacacatctacatGCTCAACCTGGCTGTGGCCGACTGTGCCCTCATCACCTTCCTGCCCTTCAGGATCTACCACACCTTCTTCAGCATTACCTCTCCTGGCCTCTGTGCTGTTCTGGTTCTCATTAACTTCACCAACATGTATGCTAGCATTTTCACTGTTACTGCTATCAGTGTTCAGAGATTCATCGCCATTCAGTTTCCCTTCCACTCCAGGAGAATGGGCTCCAAGAAGCAAGtggctgttgtagtgtgtgtgatgATATGGGTGACTATTGTGGTCCTGTGTGTGATATTCAGGGAGCACAATAGATCTGACCACAATCTGGCCTGCTTTGAGAGGGAATTCCATTTGTTTCCACTGGGCTACATTCTGTCTCTGGAGATACTGGGATATGTGGTTCCTCTTCTCACAATGCTGCTTTGTTCATGTCAGATGATCTGCACTCTGCTGGCCTACAAGGACATGCACTCATATAAGGACAACAGGAAAAGTATTAGAATAATATCAGCCAATTTGGTAGTCTTTTTCATCTGTTACACTCCTATCCATATGGCATTTTTCATGAAACTCTATGTTGCCTACAAAGTCCCCACTGACTGCCAACAGTATAATTTGATGCATAGTGTTTATCATGTCTCAGAATGGATTGCCACAACAAACTGCTGTTTAGATGCTATTGGATATTTCTTCTTGGTAAAGGAGTTCCGCAAGGAACTGATCCCAGGGAAGACAGTGCAAAGAGAGAATCGAGACTCTCCAGAGAGAATTGCTCTCTCTAGAACCAAATAG